In one Perca fluviatilis chromosome 7, GENO_Pfluv_1.0, whole genome shotgun sequence genomic region, the following are encoded:
- the LOC120562050 gene encoding trophoblast glycoprotein-like isoform X2, whose amino-acid sequence MSQDKCYSVSHLHRITEMSSDSFSALINLRFLDLSENQLALIHPQALSIPGSPLQELNLSRSLHNFTALTDLTTALRWGGLSGLLCLDLSGNQLTLLPPGMFSHLPDLQQLLLANNSLMAVYSGTFSGMSHLEMLDLTHNAFMTFSADALQELKKLGNIRILLGDNPYTCSCEIRNFVAWLNESRAQVDVDAVRCASPRGFSDTWLRGLGDHALGCVVPVQAEVTDLTLQTSYVFLGLVLGFVGMVFLFVLYLNRKGMKKWIIEMRDACQDVLEGYHYRYEIDSDPRLGHISANNGGSMAQGHLGLALSQQLQSDTCIVQLPTDTQVKQLTTSSPVKL is encoded by the coding sequence atgtcTCAGGACAAATGTTACAGTGTTAGTCATCTTCACAGGATTACAGAGATGTCATCTGACAGCTTCTCTGCTCTCATCAACCTGCGCTTTCTGGACCTCAGTGAGAACCAGCTGGCCCTCATCCATCCACAAGCTCTCAGCATACCCGGCAGTCCCCTTCAGGAGCTCAACCTCAGCCGCTCGCTGCACAATTTCACCGCCCTGACAGACCTTACCACGGCTCTGCGCTGGGGTGGCCTCAGTGGGCTCCTCTGCCTCGACCTCTCTGGGAACCAGCTCACCCTGCTGCCCCCAGGGATGTTCTCCCACCTTCCCGACCTGCAGCAGCTCCTCCTCGCCAACAACTCTCTGATGGCTGTCTACAGTGGAACCTTCTCTGGTATGAGCCATCTGGAGATGCTGGACCTTACACACAATGCCTTCATGACATTCAGTGCTGATGCTCTACAAGAGCTGAAGAAGCTCGGGAACATCCGGATCCTTCTTGGAGACAACCCTTACACCTGCTCCTGTGAGATCAGAAACTTTGTGGCCTGGCTGAATGAATCAAGAGCTCAGGTAGATGTGGATGCTGTAAGGTGTGCCTCACCAAGAGGGTTCAGTGACACCTGGCTGAGAGGACTCGGTGACCATGCCCTCGGATGCGTTGTTCCAGTACAAGCAGAGGTGACTGACCTCACCCTGCAGACATCCTATGTCTTCCTAGGGCTGGTGCTGGGGTTTGTGGGCATGGTCTTTCTCTTTGTTCTCTACCTGAATCGCAAAGGTATGAAGAAGTGGATCATTGAAATGAGAGATGCGTGTCAGGACGTTCTGGAGGGATATCACTACAGATATGAGATTGACTCAGACCCTCGGCTGGGGCACATCTCTGCAAATAACGGAGGCAGCATGGCACAAGGGCATTTAGGATTAGCTCTGTCACAGCAGCTGCAAAGTGACACCTGTATTGTGCAGCTTCCTACAGACACACAGGTTAAACAGCTGACAACCTCTTCACCTGTGAAGCTATGA
- the kdf1a gene encoding keratinocyte differentiation factor 1 — protein MPGHSTGAPQASCHHKHHSSRAGKYRAARTISKESTASQDSYKDPRGEHLHEHHADHLRYSECKNGRSRGHPRNGTGRGSETIGFIPGSADSTPTSRRACGSCASMGWSGCKALICCVLTCGFYGSREPCLPVNESSTDHPPKAGSEPHPPNGIAVTSPTCGMPLESSKSTKASKLTSDSFRYPDVRIAGQTVRYTVAAPKRTRTPGKGESQRPISNTSLLSREDYDLDDLGDTGTDIDSLITKKLLELYALHQIDQLAKCTSDSSFSRKTNEISELIYSIAQDYNLEEQEAECKLVHGVIRISTRKGKRNKSHPSTGQRTNGRSDGTLPDSGNETMTNTFMSSDFPEVKVSEQTPSDELARKMRHYSGRTYSSSTTTPYHDTETDSSGAPLLL, from the exons ATGCCTGGCCACAGCACAGGGGCTCCCCAGGCGTCCTGCCACCACAAACACCACAGCTCCAGAGCAGGAAAGTACAGAGCGGCTCGGACTATATCCAAGGAGAGCACGGCCAGTCAAGACTCCTACAAGGATCCTCGTGGGGAGCATCTACATGAGCACCACGCTGACCACTTACGGTACTCAGAATGCAAGAATGGTCGCAGCAGAGGCCACCCGCGTAATGGCACGGGTCGGGGCTCTGAGACTATAGGATTTATTCCTGGCTCCGCAGACAGTACGCCTACCAGCAGACGTGCCTGTGGCTCCTGCGCCTCCATGGGTTGGAGTGGCTGTAAGGCTCTTATCTGCTGTGTTCTGACCTGTGGATTTTATGGCAGCCGAGAGCCCTGCCTGCCTGTTAATGAGAGCTCCACAGACCATCCTCCTAAAGCAGGCAGTGAGCCACACCCTCCTAATGGCATAGCTGTGACCAGCCCCACTTGTGGCATGCCTTTGGAGTCCAGCAAGTCTACCAAAGCCTCGAAGTTGACGAGTGACAGCTTCCGCTACCCAGATGTGCGCATCGCAGGTCAGACGGTAAGGTATACGGTTGCTGCCCCCAAACGAACCCGTACACCCGGCAAGGGGGAAAGCCAGCGGCCTATCAGCAACACCAGCCTGTTATCCCGTGAGGACTATGACTTAGATGACCTGGGtgacacaggcacagacatTGACTCTCTTATCACCAAGAAGCTGCTGGAGCTTTACGCCCTGCACCAGATTGACCAGCTGGCCAAGTGCACCTCTGACTCCTCTTTCTCCCGCAAGACCAACGAGATCAGCGAGCTCATTTACAGCATTGCTCAGGACTACAACCTGGAGGAGCAGGAGGCAGAGTGCAAGCTGGTGCACGGAGTCATCCGCATCAGCACGCGAAAGGGCAAGAGAAACAAGAGCCATCCGTCTACCGGACAGCGTACTAATGGGAGGAGTGATGGGACTCTCCCTGACAGTGGCAACGAGACCATGACCAACACTTTCATGAGCAGTGACT TTCCAGAGGTGAAAGTGTCGGAGCAAACGCCGTCAGATGAGCTGGCGAGGAAAATGAGACATTACAGCGGGAGAA CTTACTCCTCCAGCACCACCACGCCCTACCATGACACCGAAACGGACTCCTCAGGcgctcctcttcttctctga
- the gpatch3 gene encoding G patch domain-containing protein 3 codes for MTFSVQEKKKTIMADAEAVAPVYLAISNIPVAFHSADLRNYFSQFIESGGFQCFHYRHRPEVLRESEVSENTVCGDGEEGSSKSSETDQGTENSSAKKQQALKSCCCIASLHAKDADRFVRMYAGNHWIDSKGNWLSRRCVIKRVKVSQDKDDGSFPYKSKYEQRHRVSLTECFTEADLKSLSELNPPALMQNGNVGTPVKVFLQLIQSCRLPPRLIRKLGLTFPKTSSNRRYGNVPFQYKDSWTLPATEETILTAAGHEISGPGTLTAPLWRLADHTETTETDEPQKEEEEDAQSNADDDDDYCEEWERHEALHDDVTSQERSKERLFEEEIELKWEKGGSGLVFYTDAQYWHKEEGDFDEQTADDWDVDMSVYYDKDGGDMDARDYVRMRYEKRLRVGLEDRSGHSQSIGSFERFTKGFGRRLMEKQGWKDGEGLGHSQIGIPDALESEGQHPNCKRGFGYHGDKLLLHPVKKARTDFHITTVYDKPKDIDGGDTLLRRQPNTSMKYRGWQPGGSIGPRR; via the exons ATGACGTTTTCtgtccaggaaaaaaaaaaaacaatcatggCGGACGCTGAAGCCGTAGCTCCGGTGTATTTGGCAATTAGTAACATTCCTGTTGCCTTTCACTCCGCTGACCTGAGAAATTATTTCAGTCAGTTCATAGAAAGTGGCGGGTTTCAGTGTTTTCACTACCGACATCGACCGGAGGTTCTTAGGGAGTCCGAAGTGTCCGAAAACACCGTGTGTGGTGACGGTGAGGAGGGTAGCTCCAAATCTTCGGAGACTGACCAAGGGACAGAAAACAGCTCCGCGAAGAAGCAGCAAGCGCTGAAGTCCTGCTGTTGTATCGCCTCACTTCATGCTAAAGATGCCGACAGATTCGTCAGGATGTATGCGGGGAATCACTGGATTGACTCGAAGGGGAACTGGCTGTCTAGACGTTGTGTTATTAAAAGAGTAAAGGTTTCACAGGACAAAG aTGATGGGTCATTCCCCTATAAATCAAAGTACGAGCAGCGGCACCGGGTGTCCTTAACAGAATGTTTCACAGAGGCTGACCTCAAAAGTTTATCCGAGCTGAATCCACCAGCTCTGATGCAGAATGGGAATGTGGGCACACCGGTGAAAGTGTTCCTACAGCTCATCCAATCCTGCCGACTGCCTCCGCGCCTCATCCGGAAGTTAGGCCTCACTTTCCCCAAGACCAGCTCGAATCGCCGTTACGGCAATGTACCTTTCCAGTATAAGGACAGTTGGACACTTCCAGCCACAGAAGAGACTATATTAACAGCTGCTGGACATGAAATATCAGGACCGGGAACTTTGACTGCTCCACTTTGGCGGCTAGCTGATCACACAGAAACAACAGAGACTGATGAGCCacagaaagaagaggaggaggatgcaCAGTCAAATGCAGATGAT GATGATGACTACTGTGAGGAGTGGGAGCGCCATGAGGCTTTGCATGATGATGTAACGAGCCAGGAGCGAAGCAAAGAGAGGCTGTTCGAAGAGGAGATTGAGTTGAAGTGGGAGAAGGGCGGCTCAGGCCTGGTGTTCTACACTGACGCCCAGTACTGGCACAAGGAAGAAGGAG attttgatGAACAAACGGCAGACGACTGGGATGTTGACATGAGCGTTTACTACGATAAAG ATGGAGGTGACATGGATGCCCGTGACTATGTCCGAATGCGATATGAAAAAAGGCTGAGGGTGGGTCTTGAAGATAGATCTGGACACAGTCAGTCTATTGGCAGCTTTGAGAGGTTCACAAAG ggTTTTGGTCGTCGTTTGATGGAAAAGCAGGGCTGGAAGGATGGTGAAGGGTTAGGACACAGTCAGATTGGGATTCCTGACGCCCTTGAGAGTGAGGGCCAACATCCCAATTGTAAAAGAGGCTTTGG GTATCATGGAGATAAATTGCTCTTACATCCTGTAAAAAAGGCCAGGACAGATTTTCATATAACTACGGTGTATGATAAACCCAAAGACATCGATGGAGGGGACACCTTGCTGAGACGTCAACCAAACACTAGTATGAAGTACAGAGGCTGGCAGCCAGGTGGCAGCATTGGACCACGACGATGA
- the LOC120562051 gene encoding transmembrane protein 222-like, giving the protein MSLQAVMAEVDETDIIMNYHGDFLKSDRKNSRYPYCIVWTPIPILSWVFPFIGHMGICTSAGIIRDFAGSYFVSEDNMGFGRPTKYWKLDVDKVCGNGAATWDKAVNDASEEYKCRPHNLCLDNCHSHVAMALNLMHYDNSTSWNMLKLCVLSFVRGKHVSFAAFLKTWLPFFMLCGVLGTFILTFNLH; this is encoded by the exons ATGTCACTCCAGGCTGTGATGGCGGAGGTGGACGAAACCGACATAATTATGAACTACCACGGAGATTTCTTAAAAAGCGACAGAAAAAACAGTCGCTACCCGTACTGCATTGTCTGGACACCTATTCCAATTTTATC GTGGGTGTTCCCCTTCATTGGTCACATGGGTATATGCACCTCTGCTGGAATCATACGAGATTTTGCAGGCTCCTACTTTGTCTCG GAAGACAACATGGGCTTTGGTAGACCAACCAA GTATTGGAAGCTTGATGTGGATAAAGTGTGTGGCAATGGTGCTGCTACATGGGACAAAGCAGTGAATGACGCATCTGAGGAATACAAATGCAGGCCG CACAATCTGTGCTTAGATAACTGCCATTCCCACGTCGCCATGGCCCTCAACCTTATGCACTACGACAACAGCACATCTTGGAACATGCTGAAACTCTGTGTGCTGTCTTTTGTTCGTGGGAAACATGTGAG TTTCGCAGCTTTCCTCAAGACCTGGCTGCCGTTTTTCATGCTGTGCGGAGTCCTCGGCACGTTCATCCTAACATTCAACCTACATTAG
- the LOC120562050 gene encoding trophoblast glycoprotein-like isoform X1: MCAFAVRVFLGIILCAPYQCLECPFGCECFAVTRTVKCVSKDLLTVPQSIPGYAKTVIITGNNIHRIGPHSFTELENVTNIVLSNNRITEMSSDSFSALINLRFLDLSENQLALIHPQALSIPGSPLQELNLSRSLHNFTALTDLTTALRWGGLSGLLCLDLSGNQLTLLPPGMFSHLPDLQQLLLANNSLMAVYSGTFSGMSHLEMLDLTHNAFMTFSADALQELKKLGNIRILLGDNPYTCSCEIRNFVAWLNESRAQVDVDAVRCASPRGFSDTWLRGLGDHALGCVVPVQAEVTDLTLQTSYVFLGLVLGFVGMVFLFVLYLNRKGMKKWIIEMRDACQDVLEGYHYRYEIDSDPRLGHISANNGGSMAQGHLGLALSQQLQSDTCIVQLPTDTQVKQLTTSSPVKL; the protein is encoded by the exons ATGTGTGCTTTTGCAGTCCGTGTGTTTTTGGGAATCATTCTCTGTGCACCGTACCAGTGCTTGGAGTGTCCTTTTGGCTGTGAGTGTTTTGCCGTCACTCGCACAGTAAAATGTGTTTCTAAGGATTTGCTCACGGTGCCTCAAAGTATTCCAGGATATGCAAAGACTGTCATCATCACAGGGAATAATATACACCGGATTGGACCACATTCCTTTACAGAGCTGGAGAATGTCACCAACATCGTTTTAAGCAATAATAG GATTACAGAGATGTCATCTGACAGCTTCTCTGCTCTCATCAACCTGCGCTTTCTGGACCTCAGTGAGAACCAGCTGGCCCTCATCCATCCACAAGCTCTCAGCATACCCGGCAGTCCCCTTCAGGAGCTCAACCTCAGCCGCTCGCTGCACAATTTCACCGCCCTGACAGACCTTACCACGGCTCTGCGCTGGGGTGGCCTCAGTGGGCTCCTCTGCCTCGACCTCTCTGGGAACCAGCTCACCCTGCTGCCCCCAGGGATGTTCTCCCACCTTCCCGACCTGCAGCAGCTCCTCCTCGCCAACAACTCTCTGATGGCTGTCTACAGTGGAACCTTCTCTGGTATGAGCCATCTGGAGATGCTGGACCTTACACACAATGCCTTCATGACATTCAGTGCTGATGCTCTACAAGAGCTGAAGAAGCTCGGGAACATCCGGATCCTTCTTGGAGACAACCCTTACACCTGCTCCTGTGAGATCAGAAACTTTGTGGCCTGGCTGAATGAATCAAGAGCTCAGGTAGATGTGGATGCTGTAAGGTGTGCCTCACCAAGAGGGTTCAGTGACACCTGGCTGAGAGGACTCGGTGACCATGCCCTCGGATGCGTTGTTCCAGTACAAGCAGAGGTGACTGACCTCACCCTGCAGACATCCTATGTCTTCCTAGGGCTGGTGCTGGGGTTTGTGGGCATGGTCTTTCTCTTTGTTCTCTACCTGAATCGCAAAGGTATGAAGAAGTGGATCATTGAAATGAGAGATGCGTGTCAGGACGTTCTGGAGGGATATCACTACAGATATGAGATTGACTCAGACCCTCGGCTGGGGCACATCTCTGCAAATAACGGAGGCAGCATGGCACAAGGGCATTTAGGATTAGCTCTGTCACAGCAGCTGCAAAGTGACACCTGTATTGTGCAGCTTCCTACAGACACACAGGTTAAACAGCTGACAACCTCTTCACCTGTGAAGCTATGA
- the nr0b2a gene encoding nuclear receptor subfamily 0 group B member 2a, producing the protein MDNGCHCAANSDRLSNPILYNILSQMDNSKPSQNCFNYNSITHGCTCELRRTVCLKRPSEICKETSAVLVKTVHFMKNLPAFNQMPSNDQFALLKSCWAPLFILGLAQEHVDFEVMDTPADSMLKKILLNRQQSPEMEREQPTMAGASKLKSCLKKFWSLDLSPKEYAYLKGTTLFNPDVPDLKAALFVEGLQQEAQHALSEVVQLLHPGHQERFARILLTASMLQSITPSLITELFFRPVIGQADLLELLVDMLFCR; encoded by the exons ATGGATAACGGGTGCCACTGTGCAGCTAACAGCGACAGGCTTTCGAATCCTATCCTCTACAACATCCTGAGCCAAATGGATAACAGCAAACCAAGCCAAAACTGCTTCAACTACAATTCCATAACTCATGGATGCACCTGTGAGCTGCGACGGACAGTATGCTTGAAAAGGCCATCTGAGATCTGCAAAGAAACGTCAGCAGTTCTGGTTAAAACTGTCCATTTCATGAAGAACTTACCTGCGTTTAACCAGATGCCATCAAATGACCAGTTTGCACTTCTTAAAAGCTGCTGGGCACCGCTCTTCATCTTGGGTCTGGCCCAGGAGCATGTGGACTTTGAGGTGATGGACACACCTGCGGACAGCATGCTGAAAAAGATTCTCCTAAATCGTCAGCAGAGCCCTGAGATGGAGAGGGAGCAGCCCACCATGGCCGGTGCCAGCAAACTCAAGTCCTGCCTCAAAAAGTTTTGGAGTTTGGATTTGAGTCCAAAGGAATATGCATATCTCAAAGGGACCACACTATTTAATCCAG ATGTCCCAGATTTAAAGGCAGCTCTGTTTGTTGAAGGCTTGCAACAGGAGGCTCAGCATGCCCTCAGCGAGGTGGTCCAGCTCCTTCACCCAGGGCACCAGGAGCGCTTTGCTCGAATCCTCCTCACAGCCTCCATGCTGCAGAGCATCACACCCAGCCTCATCACTGAACTCTTCTTCCGGCCCGTGATAGGCCAGGCGGATCTGCTGGAGCTGTTGGTTGACATGCTCTTCTGCAGATAG